In Halosegnis marinus, one genomic interval encodes:
- a CDS encoding RPA family protein — MSANVPTREVARRAFAREFNDAGYTFKESDDERAPVYALLPTGARANRVFIVGTLTETEDIGEDSEYWRGRIVDPTGTFFTYAGQYQPEAANALRDLEPPAYVAMVGKPRTFETDDGSVNVSVRPESISVVDADTRDRWVVETAERTLDRIAAFDDDENEYARMAEEHYEFPVSTYKEAVVEALQSLEEEESETAEAQA; from the coding sequence ATGTCCGCCAACGTACCCACCCGAGAGGTCGCCCGCCGGGCGTTCGCCCGCGAGTTCAACGACGCCGGCTACACGTTCAAGGAGTCGGACGACGAGCGCGCCCCCGTCTACGCGCTCCTCCCGACGGGGGCGCGCGCGAACCGCGTGTTCATCGTCGGCACGCTCACCGAGACGGAGGACATCGGCGAGGACTCCGAGTACTGGCGCGGCCGCATCGTGGACCCGACGGGGACGTTCTTCACCTACGCCGGGCAGTACCAGCCCGAGGCGGCGAACGCGCTCCGCGACCTCGAACCGCCCGCCTACGTCGCGATGGTCGGCAAGCCGCGCACGTTCGAGACGGACGACGGCTCCGTGAACGTCTCCGTGCGGCCCGAATCGATAAGCGTCGTCGACGCCGACACGCGCGACCGCTGGGTCGTCGAGACGGCAGAACGCACGCTCGACCGCATCGCCGCGTTCGACGACGACGAGAACGAGTACGCCCGGATGGCGGAGGAACACTACGAGTTCCCCGTCTCCACGTACAAGGAGGCCGTCGTCGAGGCCCTCCAGTCGCTGGAGGAGGAGGAGTCCGAGACGGCCGAGGCGCAGGCGTAA
- a CDS encoding DEAD/DEAH box helicase, producing the protein MSQQVAAVDTLFLHERSDGDFTVAVERDDERVLHGRLELKETDAGPRPARLRVKDGSDEVPRPPDQFVEIARRAKRIRISQQTARDQRERLRAMFAGYQLEGKVKAVRTCRYCANSGRYSPLTEETAIRADDEHICPDCAMRELEREANFRGLRSGARERLEELLLDVQDLERISDLLSGNLDPEVTRFDTVSATTDEIDPVPVDSLDLHPGIQSKLESRFDTLLPVQSLAVENGATDGKDQLVVSATATGKTLIGEMAGLDRVLNGQGKMLFLVPLVALANQKHEDFRDRYGDVANVTIRVGASRINDDGNRFDPSADVIVGTYEGIDHALRTGKDLGDIGTVVIDEVHTLGEEGRGHRLDGLISRLKHYTETGTTEAARGGGRDPMDTQWIYLSATVGNPEQLAGQLGANLVEFEERPVPIERHVTFADGKEKPRIENRLVKRAFDRKSSKGYRGQTIIFTNSRRRCHEVARKMEYDAAPYHAGLDYGRRKKVERMFGDQDLACVVTTAALAAGVDFPASQVIFDSLAMGIEWLTVQEFEQMLGRAGRPDYHDEGTVYMLVEPDGSYHGSQERTEDEVAFQLLKGDMESVTTTYDESTAVEETLANLVVAGKRAKSLNDRMVGEVPTKFALGKLLEFGFIEGLEPTRLGRAVCRHFLAPDQAFVMLDGVRKGKHPDGIVADLELMENE; encoded by the coding sequence GTGTCACAGCAGGTCGCCGCCGTCGACACGCTCTTCCTCCACGAGCGGTCGGACGGCGACTTCACGGTCGCGGTGGAGCGGGACGACGAGCGCGTGCTCCACGGGCGGCTCGAACTGAAGGAGACGGACGCCGGCCCGCGGCCCGCGCGCCTCCGCGTGAAGGACGGCTCCGACGAGGTCCCCCGCCCGCCCGACCAGTTCGTCGAGATAGCTCGCCGGGCGAAACGCATCCGCATCTCCCAACAGACCGCCCGCGATCAGCGCGAGCGCCTGCGCGCCATGTTCGCCGGCTACCAGCTGGAGGGGAAGGTGAAGGCCGTCCGCACCTGCCGCTACTGCGCCAACTCGGGCCGCTACTCGCCGCTGACTGAGGAGACGGCCATCCGGGCCGACGACGAGCACATCTGTCCGGACTGTGCGATGCGGGAACTCGAACGCGAGGCGAACTTCCGGGGGCTGCGGTCGGGCGCCCGCGAGCGGCTGGAGGAACTCCTCCTCGACGTGCAGGACCTCGAACGCATCTCGGACCTCCTCTCGGGCAACCTCGACCCGGAGGTGACGCGGTTCGACACCGTCTCCGCGACGACCGACGAGATAGACCCCGTCCCGGTGGACTCGCTCGACCTCCATCCGGGCATCCAGTCGAAGCTCGAATCGCGCTTCGACACCCTGCTCCCCGTCCAGAGCCTCGCCGTCGAGAACGGCGCGACCGACGGCAAGGACCAGCTCGTCGTGAGCGCGACGGCGACGGGCAAGACCCTCATCGGGGAGATGGCCGGCCTCGACCGCGTGCTGAACGGCCAGGGGAAGATGCTGTTCCTCGTCCCCCTCGTCGCGCTCGCGAACCAGAAACACGAGGACTTCCGCGACCGCTACGGCGACGTGGCGAACGTCACCATCCGCGTGGGCGCGTCGCGCATCAACGACGACGGCAACCGCTTCGACCCGAGCGCCGACGTCATCGTCGGCACCTACGAGGGTATCGACCACGCGCTCCGCACGGGGAAGGACCTCGGCGACATCGGCACCGTCGTCATCGACGAGGTCCACACGCTCGGCGAGGAGGGACGGGGCCACCGGCTCGACGGCCTCATCTCGCGGCTGAAACACTACACCGAGACGGGAACGACCGAAGCCGCCCGCGGCGGCGGCCGCGACCCGATGGACACCCAGTGGATATACCTCTCGGCGACCGTCGGCAACCCCGAGCAGCTCGCGGGCCAGCTCGGCGCGAACCTCGTGGAGTTCGAGGAGCGGCCCGTCCCCATCGAGCGCCACGTCACCTTCGCGGACGGGAAGGAGAAGCCCCGCATCGAGAACCGACTCGTGAAGCGCGCCTTCGACCGGAAGTCCTCGAAGGGGTACCGCGGGCAGACGATAATCTTCACCAACTCCCGCCGGCGCTGCCACGAGGTGGCGCGCAAGATGGAGTACGACGCCGCGCCGTACCACGCCGGGCTGGACTACGGCCGGCGGAAGAAGGTCGAGCGGATGTTCGGCGACCAGGACCTCGCCTGCGTCGTCACGACCGCGGCGCTCGCGGCCGGGGTTGACTTCCCGGCCTCGCAGGTCATCTTCGACTCGCTGGCGATGGGCATCGAGTGGCTCACCGTCCAGGAGTTCGAGCAGATGCTCGGGCGCGCGGGCCGGCCCGACTACCACGACGAGGGCACGGTGTACATGCTCGTCGAGCCGGACGGCAGCTACCACGGCTCGCAGGAGCGCACCGAGGACGAGGTGGCGTTCCAGCTGCTGAAGGGGGATATGGAATCGGTGACGACGACCTACGACGAGTCCACCGCGGTCGAGGAGACGCTCGCGAACCTCGTCGTCGCCGGCAAGCGCGCCAAGTCGCTCAACGACCGGATGGTCGGCGAGGTGCCGACGAAGTTCGCGCTCGGGAAGCTCCTCGAGTTCGGCTTCATCGAGGGACTCGAACCGACGCGACTCGGCCGCGCGGTGTGTCGCCACTTCCTCGCGCCCGACCAGGCGTTCGTGATGCTCGACGGCGTCCGGAAGGGGAAACACCCGGACGGTATCGTGGCGGACCTCGAACTGATGGAGAACGAGTAG
- a CDS encoding ribbon-helix-helix protein, CopG family: protein MGNKNKTISFRVNEDAFETLREIAEERDISLSAVFRDYVETLVAHDGQVQVVPEHEINGSTASDAESFPPKVEVPKSFVREHERLELEAEHLREQLDEYKRYVTKLSQQLDEDDNEDVIQLEDLDNEEEDEPSFRLG, encoded by the coding sequence ATGGGCAACAAGAACAAGACCATCTCCTTCCGGGTCAACGAGGACGCGTTCGAGACCCTGCGGGAAATCGCGGAGGAGCGCGACATCTCCCTCTCGGCGGTGTTCCGCGACTACGTCGAGACGCTCGTTGCCCACGACGGCCAGGTCCAGGTCGTTCCCGAACACGAGATCAACGGCTCCACGGCCTCGGACGCCGAGTCGTTCCCGCCGAAGGTCGAGGTGCCCAAGAGCTTCGTGCGCGAACACGAGCGGCTGGAGCTGGAGGCCGAACACCTCCGCGAACAGCTGGACGAGTACAAGCGCTACGTCACGAAGCTCTCCCAGCAGCTCGACGAGGACGACAACGAGGACGTGATTCAGCTGGAGGACCTCGACAACGAGGAGGAGGACGAACCCTCCTTCCGGCTGGGGTAG
- a CDS encoding replication factor A (Replication protein A protects and stabilize the intermediate ssDNA that is generated by the unwinding action of a DNA helicase at the replication fork. In addition, SSBs prevent the formation of secondary structures by single-stranded template DNA.) has product MTVQQHAREIHEQFSDQLDVTVEEIADRLDTLVNEYRIPVDEARRSVVSNYLDEAGMDRDELSGGSNETVLVGDIDEDEQWVDIRVKLVELWEPRADSISQVGLLGDESGTIKFVAFETSELPKLDEGATYALGNVVTDEYQGNYSVKLNRTTSITEIDEEIEVGDDDVTVEGALVDIQSGSGLIKRCPEEGCTRVLQNGRCSEHGEGDGEFDLRIKGVLDDGDDVHEVIFDKDATETLTGISLEEAKQMAMDALDTTVVADEMAEGVLGRYYRVAGPTLGRYVLVNDMEPLGATDAEATLIRARSM; this is encoded by the coding sequence ATGACCGTGCAACAGCACGCCCGAGAGATACACGAGCAGTTCTCCGACCAGTTGGACGTGACCGTCGAGGAGATAGCGGACCGCCTCGACACGCTGGTCAACGAGTACCGAATCCCCGTCGACGAGGCCCGTCGGTCGGTGGTGTCGAACTACCTCGACGAGGCCGGGATGGACCGCGACGAGCTGAGCGGCGGCTCGAACGAGACGGTCCTCGTCGGCGACATCGACGAGGACGAACAGTGGGTCGACATCCGCGTGAAGCTGGTCGAGCTGTGGGAACCCCGCGCCGACAGCATCTCGCAGGTCGGCCTGCTCGGCGACGAGTCGGGCACCATCAAGTTCGTCGCCTTCGAGACCTCCGAACTCCCGAAGCTCGACGAGGGGGCGACGTACGCGCTGGGCAACGTCGTCACCGACGAGTACCAGGGGAACTACTCCGTGAAGCTGAACCGGACGACCTCCATCACCGAGATAGACGAGGAGATCGAGGTCGGCGACGACGACGTGACCGTCGAGGGGGCGCTGGTGGACATCCAGTCCGGCAGCGGCCTCATCAAGCGGTGCCCCGAGGAGGGGTGTACCCGCGTCCTCCAGAACGGCCGGTGTAGCGAACACGGCGAGGGCGACGGCGAGTTCGACCTCCGCATCAAGGGGGTGCTCGACGACGGCGACGACGTCCACGAGGTCATCTTCGACAAGGACGCCACCGAGACCCTGACGGGTATCTCGCTGGAGGAGGCGAAGCAGATGGCGATGGACGCGCTCGACACCACCGTCGTCGCCGACGAGATGGCCGAGGGCGTCCTCGGTCGCTACTACCGCGTCGCCGGGCCCACGCTCGGGCGCTACGTGCTGGTGAACGACATGGAACCGCTCGGTGCGACGGATGCCGAGGCAACCCTCATCCGCGCGAGGTCGATGTAG
- a CDS encoding GNAT family N-acetyltransferase, giving the protein MPGPTFVDCDRIALRTVEAEDREFLRAAANHPDVRRYVARFDGPYSRERFDAELFEELLTDDYPILLACDGDDPLGCVSLAPIRDDDGWANLGAWLHPDHHGEGYATEACAYLLDYGFGERGLRRVSAAHMAPNDASAAVLDRLGFVHEGTRRRHVAADGGYVDREVYGLLCDEWDGAASVLG; this is encoded by the coding sequence ATGCCGGGACCGACGTTCGTCGACTGCGACCGCATCGCCCTCCGGACCGTCGAGGCGGAGGACCGCGAGTTCCTCCGTGCGGCCGCGAACCACCCCGACGTGCGCCGCTACGTCGCCCGCTTCGACGGCCCCTACAGCCGCGAGCGGTTCGACGCGGAGCTGTTCGAGGAGCTGTTGACCGACGACTACCCGATCCTGCTCGCCTGCGACGGCGACGACCCGCTCGGCTGCGTCTCGCTCGCGCCGATACGCGACGACGACGGGTGGGCGAACCTCGGCGCGTGGCTCCACCCCGACCACCACGGGGAGGGGTACGCGACGGAGGCGTGTGCGTACCTGCTCGACTACGGGTTCGGGGAGCGCGGCCTCCGCCGGGTGTCGGCGGCACACATGGCCCCGAACGACGCCTCCGCGGCGGTGCTCGACCGTCTCGGCTTCGTCCACGAGGGAACCCGACGGCGACACGTGGCGGCCGACGGCGGCTACGTCGACCGGGAGGTGTACGGTCTGTTGTGCGACGAGTGGGACGGCGCCGCGTCCGTCCTCGGCTGA
- a CDS encoding cupin domain-containing protein: protein MADSDTPLVRRADEVEYETVDAAAGMSKGVLVGPEHGAPTLALRRFVLDPGASVPRHTNEIEHEQYVLAGEYTVGLDGEEHVVTAGDSLHIPAGCVHWYRNDGDEPGAFLCAVPNGDDSIELAE, encoded by the coding sequence ATGGCCGATTCCGACACGCCGCTGGTTCGCCGCGCCGACGAGGTCGAGTACGAGACGGTCGACGCCGCCGCGGGGATGTCGAAGGGCGTCCTCGTCGGTCCCGAACACGGGGCGCCGACCCTCGCGCTCCGGCGGTTCGTCCTCGACCCGGGCGCGAGCGTCCCGCGCCACACCAACGAGATAGAACACGAACAGTACGTCCTCGCGGGCGAGTACACCGTCGGGTTGGACGGGGAGGAGCACGTCGTCACCGCGGGCGACTCGCTGCACATCCCCGCCGGCTGTGTCCACTGGTACCGCAACGACGGCGACGAGCCGGGCGCGTTCCTCTGTGCCGTCCCGAACGGCGACGACAGCATCGAGCTCGCGGAGTAG
- a CDS encoding FAD-binding and (Fe-S)-binding domain-containing protein, whose translation MATQETDPAGDGAADYDYAGGEVARPDLVADLEPLVAGDVRFDEYTRQLYATDASAYERLPVGVVLPRSTEDVAAVVAYCAEEGIPVLPRGGGTSLAGQSVNEAVVLDCSRYMDGVREVDPDARTATAGPGVTIAHLNDAAADHGLTFGPDPAWGDKSALGGAIGNNSTGSHSLVYGKTDYYVEEVEAVLADGTVTRLGEVAVADLRAEADPEADDLLPRIYAEVVRILDEETDEVDARYPDLKRNVSGYNLDALVEDARGERPLPDGTGTDPDSEAGTVNLARLLAGSEGTLAVVTEATVSLEPAPGTKAVALLTYDSLLDAMEDVEPILEHGPCAVEVMDDTLLDLARDTPEFADVVGTLPEGTGSVLLVEFYAEDDDHGRRQVADLVADRAPGTATEADPTAGRVETRKERYAVAAMEAHDADTRARFWKMRKAGLPILLSRTSDAKHISFIEDCAVPAGNLPDYVADFQEVLDEHGTFASFYAHAGPGVLHVRPLVNTKGVEGMAQLEGIADDVTDLVVEYGGSVSGEHGDGRARTQWNRKLYGERLWRAFRDLKTAFDPDWLLNPGNVCGDHDMTEHLRFSPEYEFDAGFDPALSWEGENGFQGMVELCHGCGGCRGHQDTTGGVMCPTYRAAEEEIQSTRGRANMLRSAMNGDFDEDELLDPEFGTEVLDLCVGCKGCKVNCPSGVDLAKMKAEVQHADHEANGASLRDRVFANIDALSRVGSALAPLANRATDLPGARTVLERTLGIAADRKLPTFAAESFAEWFESRGPGVSPVEAERTVVLFPDTYTNYNRPEAGKAAVRVLEAAGVRVELAEARDSGRPAHSKGFVDRARAEVAANARALAPHVESGKDVVLVEPSDAVMFQSDALDLVGPDHDARADAETVAANAYGLCEYLDAFRLDDGVAWAGDGPVTYHGHCHQKAEKKDHHAVGVLRRAGYAVDPLDSTCCGMAGSFGYEAEHASMSTAIGDVLAGQVADSPGERVAAPGASCRSQLEEYDEEPAHPAELLADALAD comes from the coding sequence ATGGCAACGCAGGAGACGGACCCCGCCGGGGACGGGGCCGCAGACTACGACTACGCGGGCGGCGAGGTGGCGCGCCCGGACCTCGTCGCCGACCTCGAACCGCTCGTGGCGGGGGACGTGCGGTTCGACGAGTACACCCGACAGCTGTACGCGACGGACGCCAGCGCCTACGAGCGGCTTCCGGTGGGGGTCGTCCTCCCGCGCTCGACCGAGGACGTGGCCGCCGTCGTGGCGTACTGCGCCGAGGAGGGGATTCCCGTCCTGCCGCGCGGCGGCGGCACGTCGCTCGCCGGCCAGTCGGTGAACGAGGCCGTCGTCCTCGACTGCTCGCGGTACATGGACGGCGTGCGCGAGGTGGACCCCGACGCGCGGACGGCGACGGCCGGGCCGGGCGTCACCATCGCGCACCTGAACGACGCCGCGGCCGACCACGGCCTCACCTTCGGCCCGGACCCGGCGTGGGGCGACAAGAGCGCGCTCGGCGGGGCCATCGGCAACAACTCCACCGGGTCGCACTCGCTCGTCTACGGGAAGACGGACTACTACGTCGAGGAGGTGGAGGCGGTCCTCGCCGACGGCACCGTGACCCGGCTCGGGGAGGTCGCGGTCGCGGACCTCAGGGCCGAGGCCGACCCCGAGGCCGACGACCTCCTCCCCCGCATCTACGCCGAGGTCGTGCGGATACTCGACGAGGAGACCGACGAGGTGGACGCGCGCTACCCCGACCTGAAGCGGAACGTCTCGGGGTACAACCTCGACGCGCTCGTGGAGGACGCCCGCGGCGAGCGCCCCCTGCCGGACGGCACCGGCACCGACCCCGACAGCGAGGCGGGCACCGTGAACCTCGCGCGCCTGCTCGCCGGGTCCGAGGGCACGCTCGCCGTCGTGACGGAGGCGACCGTCTCGCTCGAACCCGCGCCGGGGACGAAGGCCGTCGCGCTGCTCACCTACGACTCGCTGCTCGACGCGATGGAGGACGTCGAGCCCATCCTCGAACACGGCCCCTGCGCCGTCGAGGTGATGGACGACACCCTGCTCGACCTCGCGCGCGACACCCCGGAGTTCGCCGACGTGGTCGGCACCCTCCCCGAGGGCACGGGCTCGGTCCTGCTCGTGGAGTTCTACGCCGAGGACGACGACCACGGCCGCCGGCAGGTGGCCGACCTCGTCGCCGACCGCGCGCCGGGGACGGCGACCGAGGCCGACCCGACGGCCGGCCGGGTCGAGACCCGAAAGGAGCGGTACGCCGTCGCGGCGATGGAGGCCCACGACGCCGACACCCGCGCGCGGTTCTGGAAGATGCGGAAGGCCGGCCTCCCCATCCTGCTGTCGCGCACCTCCGACGCGAAGCACATCTCCTTCATCGAGGACTGTGCCGTCCCCGCCGGGAACCTCCCCGACTACGTGGCGGACTTCCAGGAGGTTCTCGACGAGCACGGCACCTTCGCCTCCTTCTACGCGCACGCCGGCCCGGGCGTGCTCCACGTCCGCCCGCTCGTGAACACGAAGGGCGTCGAGGGAATGGCGCAGTTGGAGGGCATCGCCGACGACGTGACCGACCTCGTCGTGGAGTACGGCGGGAGCGTCTCGGGCGAGCACGGCGACGGCCGCGCGCGGACCCAGTGGAACCGGAAGCTGTACGGCGAGCGGCTGTGGCGCGCCTTCCGCGACCTCAAGACGGCGTTCGACCCCGACTGGCTCCTCAACCCGGGGAACGTCTGCGGCGACCACGACATGACCGAGCACCTGCGGTTCTCGCCGGAGTACGAGTTCGACGCCGGCTTCGACCCCGCCCTGTCGTGGGAAGGTGAGAACGGCTTCCAGGGGATGGTGGAGCTGTGTCACGGCTGTGGCGGCTGTCGCGGGCACCAGGACACGACCGGGGGTGTGATGTGTCCTACCTACCGCGCGGCCGAGGAGGAGATACAGTCCACGCGCGGCCGGGCGAACATGCTCCGGTCGGCGATGAACGGGGATTTCGACGAGGACGAACTGCTCGACCCCGAGTTCGGCACGGAGGTGCTGGACCTCTGTGTCGGCTGCAAGGGGTGTAAGGTGAACTGCCCCTCCGGCGTCGACCTCGCGAAGATGAAGGCCGAGGTCCAACACGCCGACCACGAGGCTAACGGCGCGAGCCTCCGCGACCGCGTGTTCGCGAACATCGACGCGCTCTCGCGCGTCGGGAGCGCGCTCGCCCCCCTCGCCAACCGCGCGACCGACCTGCCGGGCGCGCGGACGGTGCTGGAGCGGACCCTCGGCATCGCCGCCGACCGGAAGCTCCCCACCTTCGCCGCCGAGAGCTTCGCCGAGTGGTTCGAGTCGCGGGGACCGGGGGTGTCGCCCGTCGAGGCCGAGCGCACGGTCGTCCTGTTCCCGGACACGTACACGAACTACAACCGCCCCGAGGCCGGGAAGGCCGCCGTCCGGGTGCTGGAGGCAGCGGGCGTACGCGTCGAACTCGCCGAGGCGCGCGACTCCGGCCGCCCGGCCCACTCCAAGGGGTTCGTGGACCGCGCCCGCGCCGAGGTCGCGGCGAACGCCCGCGCGCTCGCTCCTCACGTCGAATCGGGCAAGGACGTCGTGCTCGTCGAGCCCTCGGACGCCGTCATGTTCCAGTCGGACGCGCTCGACCTCGTCGGCCCGGACCACGACGCCCGCGCCGACGCCGAGACCGTGGCGGCGAACGCCTACGGCCTCTGCGAGTACCTCGACGCCTTCCGGCTGGACGACGGCGTCGCGTGGGCCGGCGACGGCCCGGTGACGTACCACGGCCACTGCCACCAGAAGGCCGAGAAGAAGGACCACCACGCGGTCGGCGTCCTCCGGCGGGCGGGCTACGCCGTCGACCCGCTCGACTCCACCTGCTGCGGAATGGCCGGGTCGTTCGGCTACGAGGCCGAACACGCGTCGATGAGCACGGCCATCGGCGACGTCCTCGCCGGACAGGTCGCGGACAGTCCCGGCGAGCGCGTCGCCGCCCCGGGCGCGTCCTGCCGCTCGCAACTGGAGGAGTACGACGAGGAGCCGGCCCACCCGGCGGAGCTGTTGGCCGACGCCCTCGCCGACTGA
- a CDS encoding DUF5814 domain-containing protein, with protein sequence MAITDKIYLKNHRQIASQLETSIPKSAFSGATLDLLFQGEQLSKLDEATQERVLDFATDFLDCDCESNPYCGHPERKFVSYLLDLRAQGLGPDAIVDVMGDDYMLYAYSGDVLSFLDDSVRSLEAIEELADVDGRKEAAEAARERRRDLSG encoded by the coding sequence GTGGCCATCACGGACAAGATATACCTGAAGAACCACCGGCAGATAGCCTCGCAGCTGGAGACCTCCATCCCGAAGAGCGCCTTCTCCGGGGCGACGCTCGACCTGCTGTTCCAGGGCGAACAGCTGTCGAAGCTGGACGAGGCCACACAGGAGCGCGTGCTCGACTTCGCGACCGACTTCCTCGACTGCGACTGCGAGTCGAACCCCTACTGCGGCCACCCCGAGCGGAAGTTCGTCTCCTACCTGCTCGACCTGCGCGCGCAGGGGCTCGGCCCCGACGCCATCGTGGACGTGATGGGCGACGACTACATGCTGTACGCCTACTCCGGCGACGTGCTCTCCTTTCTCGACGACTCCGTCCGCTCGCTGGAGGCCATCGAGGAACTCGCGGACGTGGACGGCCGGAAGGAGGCCGCGGAGGCCGCACGCGAGCGCCGACGCGACCTCTCCGGCTGA
- a CDS encoding CBS domain-containing protein gives MRSFRIGRLFGIPIELDLTFLLVLPLFAYLIGSSLGEYAGLLNDVLGPAAAVDITALTGDPVVTFGIGTLAAVGLFAGVVLHELGHSLTAMRYGFPISSITLWLFGGVAQLTEMPEDWKQELNIAVAGPVVSVALGVVSYAAFTLVAPGGGTAVAGLRFLLAYLAVMNVALAIFNMLPGFPMDGGRVLRALLARNRPYARATQIAAEVGKVFAIVLGLYGLFGNGGLFLVAIAFFIYIGASSEAQRTTMTAAFEGVTVRDIMTPEPDVHTVSPDTSVAELLRRMFTERHTGYPVVENGVVVGVVTLGDAQSVKEVERDAYTVEEVMTRELRTVGPDADAMDALDRMQETGVGRLLVMEGDDLVGIVSRTDLMTALDIIKQSGSLDAGDGGPATAERPA, from the coding sequence ATGCGAAGCTTCCGTATCGGACGCCTCTTCGGGATTCCGATCGAGTTGGACCTCACCTTCCTGCTCGTCCTCCCGCTGTTCGCGTATCTCATCGGCTCCAGCCTCGGCGAGTACGCGGGGCTGTTGAACGACGTGCTCGGGCCGGCGGCGGCCGTGGACATCACGGCGCTGACCGGCGACCCGGTCGTCACCTTCGGCATCGGCACCCTCGCGGCCGTCGGGCTGTTCGCGGGCGTCGTCCTCCACGAACTCGGCCACTCGCTGACCGCGATGCGCTACGGCTTCCCCATCTCCTCTATCACGCTGTGGCTGTTCGGCGGCGTCGCTCAGCTGACCGAGATGCCCGAGGACTGGAAACAGGAGCTCAACATCGCCGTCGCCGGCCCCGTCGTGAGCGTCGCGCTCGGCGTCGTCTCCTATGCGGCCTTCACCCTCGTCGCCCCCGGCGGTGGCACCGCTGTCGCGGGGCTCCGGTTCCTGCTCGCCTACCTCGCGGTGATGAACGTCGCGCTCGCGATCTTCAACATGCTCCCGGGGTTCCCGATGGACGGCGGGCGCGTGCTCCGCGCGCTGCTCGCGCGCAACCGGCCGTACGCCCGGGCGACCCAGATAGCCGCCGAGGTCGGCAAGGTGTTCGCCATCGTGCTCGGCCTCTACGGACTGTTCGGCAACGGCGGACTGTTCCTCGTCGCCATCGCCTTCTTCATCTACATCGGGGCCTCCTCCGAGGCCCAGCGCACGACGATGACCGCCGCCTTCGAGGGCGTGACCGTCCGCGACATCATGACGCCCGAGCCGGACGTCCACACCGTCTCGCCCGACACGAGCGTCGCGGAGCTACTCCGCCGGATGTTCACGGAGCGGCACACCGGCTACCCGGTCGTCGAGAACGGGGTCGTCGTCGGCGTCGTCACGCTCGGGGACGCCCAGTCCGTGAAGGAGGTGGAGCGGGACGCCTACACCGTCGAGGAGGTGATGACGCGCGAACTCCGAACGGTGGGTCCGGACGCCGACGCGATGGACGCGCTCGACCGGATGCAGGAGACGGGCGTCGGCCGCCTGCTCGTCATGGAGGGCGACGACCTCGTCGGCATCGTCTCACGGACGGACCTGATGACGGCGCTCGACATCATCAAACAGAGCGGGTCGCTCGACGCGGGCGACGGGGGTCCGGCGACCGCCGAGCGCCCGGCCTGA